The Ahaetulla prasina isolate Xishuangbanna chromosome 3, ASM2864084v1, whole genome shotgun sequence genome window below encodes:
- the AAR2 gene encoding protein AAR2 homolog, which yields MAEMQMDQALAKQLFFEGATVIILKMPEGTEFGIDYNSWQVGPKFCGVKMIPPGIHFFHYSSVDKNNRQESGPRTGFFLNLQQRDLKILHWDEQREEVDLTPAFENESEAMRVNLKEMDQFLGPYPYNTLKKWVSLTNFINEFVMQKLQPENGQICAFSEVLPVLPGKYTQDRIEQNLPQYDTECKSYAEGLARLPKMQLKPGTEIRFTKIPKQMYPEGATPEEVTKHSMDLSYALETVINQHYASNSQDVLGELQFAFICFLIGNVYDAFEHWKKLLNLLCRSEEAIVKHQAVFSHLISILYHQLSEIPADFFVDIVSQDNFLTNTLQVFFSYTCNPAVDRTLRKKAERFKAHLTKKFKWDFEAEPEDCAPIVVELPEGTLVD from the exons ATGGCAGAAATGCAGATGGACCAAGCTCTGGCCAAACAACTTTTTTTTGAAGGTGCCACGGTTATAATTTTGAAAATGCCAGAAGGAACTGAGTTTGGCATTGACTACAACAGCTGGCAAGTTGGTCCCAAGTTCTGTGGAGTCAAGATGATACCACCAggcattcatttttttcattacagCAGTGTTGACAAAAACAATAGGCAAGAAAGTGGTCCTCGTACTGGTTTCTTCTTAAACTTGCAACAACGTGATTTAAAGATATTACACTGGGATGAACAAAGAGAAGAAGTAGACCTCACCCCAGCTTTTGAAAATGAGTCTGAAGCCATGAGAGTCAATCTCAAAGAAATGGACCAATTTCTGGGTCCATACCCGTATAACACCCTTAAAAAATGGGTCTCCCTCACTAATTTTATTAATGAATTTGTGATGCAAAAGTTACAGCCTGAAAATGGACAGATATGTGCCTTTTCTGAAGTGCTGCCTGTTCTGCCTGGAAAATATACTCAAGATCGAATTGAACAGAATCTACCCCAGTATGACACAGAATGCAAAAGTTATGCAGAAGGACTGGCCCGCCTTCCTAAAATGCAACTGAAGCCTGGCACTGAGATCAGATTCACAAAAATACCTAAACAAATGTATCCTGAAGGTGCCACACCTGAGGAAGTTACCAAGCACAGTATGGATCTCAGCTATGCTCTAGAAACAGTGATTAATCAACACTATGCCAGCAATTCCcaggatgtgcttg GGGAGCTACAGTTTGCCTTCATCTGCTTCCTGATTGGGAACGTATATGATGCATTTGAGCACTGGAAAAAACTCCTGAATCTCTTATGCAGGTCAGAGGAGGCCATAGTAAAACATCAAGCCGTGTTCAGCCATCTCATTTCTATCCTATACCATCAGCTCAGTGAAATCCCAGCTGATTTCTTTGTAGACATAGTCTCCCAAGACAACTTTTTAACAAACACTTTGCAG gTGTTCTTCTCTTACACTTGTAATCCAGCTGTTGACAGGACTCTGAGGAAGAAGGCAGAGAGATTTAAAGCCCACCTAAccaagaaattcaagtgggactTTGAGGCTGAACCAGAGGACTGTGCCCCCATTGTTGTTGAACTACCAGAAGGAACACTTGTGGACTGA